The following nucleotide sequence is from Vanessa cardui chromosome 3, ilVanCard2.1, whole genome shotgun sequence.
taactatcctgacatcgtcaatgtgccaccaaccttgggaactaagatgttacgtcccttgtgcctgtagttacactggctcactcacccttcatccaaccggaacacaacaatgctgagtactgttatttggcggtagaataactgatgagtgggtggtacctaccctaacaggcttgcacaaagccctaccaccaagtaaaataataattgtaatcaaaCACGAAAGCAAGCAGCATTTTAACTGTTAATCATTGTTCGtacaaatttgtttttgatcAGCAAGATAGTTCTTACTGTTTATAAGTTATAAGTTCATACAAAAAAGGCATTTCGTTCTGTGCATATGTTAGCTCTGCTTTACcctttaattcaatattaaattagattttattcaatcatattttatatatttctttgctTTTTTAACTGTTCGTTAACTATTTTTCAATgttctctaaaaatatatattaatgagaatgaatgaaaaataaattcaattcaattaacaattatttgctTAGGCTTAGTGGCTTTGAGTGTTGCcagtttcattattttattaccaatGTCTAGTGATTTTTTGAAAGTATAGCTTTGCTACTCAAAACCTACCGCATTCTTTCTTAATTCAATGTGCTTTagaattttacatatattattttatacatatttttaaattaactaatatataaattatatttaacatgtcTTTTTTTAAGctaatgtatatatgtttataaaaaaaaaaaaaacatttactatGTACCTATACTTGGATTTTTGTAGTGTAACTAATGTGACTAAACTATAtaattgtaagtaaaatattatttagtgacAATTTCTTGAAATTTTGTGCATTGATTTGAGTTTGTCAACACAGTAAAATgtcaatgattttatttatttgatggaGGAGTCCTAGTTCTGACAAGTGACAGCTTTATGATCTTACAAAAAAACGTTTGCACTTGCAGTTTTATTTCCTATGCTTTTATCCGCTCTCATAATAATTCACCCTCTCGTAAGGGTTCATAAAACGTCAATATAAAGTTTATCGTAAAGAAAAAATCATGTCGTCCAGTCGTTCTAAAACATCGATTCTAGACAAACCCTTAAGCAAAGGCAAAGGGGAGGTTTCCCTAGCCCTTTatgctttattattttcagaaatTGTACAGTTCTGCCAAAACAGATCACATTCTATTCATGAACTTCAAACTAAGTGAGTTATTATTGAATACTAGCATTTAAGATATACATACTTAATTGCAATTTCTTTAAAGTATTTTGTCTGCATTAATGCActgtaagtaattataatttatgtttaatgaaaAGACCACTTACAACCATATTTATGTAGGGAAGAATGTAAAGAGtgatatatgataaaatttaaaattattagcaatttattttaaattttacttgtaGGTTGTCAGAAATGGGATATGATGTTGGAACAAGACTACTTGATCTTTACTTTGTAAGAGAAAGGAACAGTAAACGTgaaataaaactgttaaatatGTTACTATTTGTTAAATCAACACTGTGGAAGGTAATTGACCTAATATCATATGAATGAGATactcaaattgaaaaaaaatcacacatacataataaaataaaggttaaaaagggtaaaattatattccataaaataatatcaaattaaaacaatcttatattatgtttaaggtTTTATTTGGAAAGGAAGCTGATAAATTAGAACATGCTAATGATGATGAAcggacatattatataattgagaAAGATGCATTAGTAagtataattaatcatatatttagattatgtAATAGtcaaaaatgtaatgttttatcATATAACTTTCCAGTATTTTAAGCtaaaattcttattaatttatgtatattttaaagttgtatagagcaattatataaaatgcttTGCCTCCCTTGGATGTTCTCATTATTGCCGGTGAAATAGTAGTAGGTttgataaatgaattaaatattccgtaagttctttaaaatgtttaatattattgaatacatatcAATTGTATTAGATAAATTACTATTTCTTGAAGATTTTGTAATTAGTATTATGAATCattcttgttttatatttacgtgTTATAATTTTCAGattaataagtttataagtGTACCAAAAGATAAGGGTACTCTGAACTGTGCTTCATTTAACGCAGGCATCATAGAAGCTGTACTTACTAATGGAGGATTTGTATGTTGACTCTTATAAGACTTTAAACCAATATTCTATATTTCCGacaaatctatttaaattattgctttttttaaataactaacaatataaacataatttaattacatgttATATACAAATTGTATTCTCGACAATAGCTACATGATTTAAGTGACAAGCAAAAGAGTTTCTAATcactgaataaaatataatattaacactgAGTAGGatcttatatacttataattgaatatatcatatatcagtCTACAGTGTTTTGCAGTATTCAAAGatgcaatacaaaaaaatatacatttgtgtTATTGTTTATTCTTTACAGCCAGCTAAAGTAACAGCACATTGGCACAAGGGCACTACTTACATGGTCAAATTTGAAGATTTTGTCATAACCAGAGACAAATGTTTGGATGatcgttaaaatttatttaattcctttAATATGTATTcactaattaatgtttaaataaatgtactccgttgttattttttaaactgatgTGTATGAATTTGTCATTATAGCAccttaattatatgtttaagtaataaaattttattttatggatataattacttttattaatctgttctataatattgttgtttaacttattatttaatctgcCACTGAAAAATACGAATAATATCAATGTTGAC
It contains:
- the LOC124543608 gene encoding trafficking protein particle complex subunit 5, which translates into the protein MSSSRSKTSILDKPLSKGKGEVSLALYALLFSEIVQFCQNRSHSIHELQTKLSEMGYDVGTRLLDLYFVRERNSKREIKLLNMLLFVKSTLWKVLFGKEADKLEHANDDERTYYIIEKDALINKFISVPKDKGTLNCASFNAGIIEAVLTNGGFPAKVTAHWHKGTTYMVKFEDFVITRDKCLDDR